CCCATTGGAGCTCGGCGTTCGGGGACGTCGGTATTGCCAAAGACATCGCCACGCTCGCCGATATGCGTGAAAAGGTCGGCGACGATTTCTGGCTGATGTATGACTGCTGGATGAGCATGGACGTCAATTATGCCACCAAGTTCGCCCATGCGGCCGCGCCGTACAAGCTCAAGTGGATGGAAGAGTGCTTCCCCGCCAGCCAGATCGACTCCTACCGCGAGTTGAAGCGCGTCATGCCGGCCGGCATGCTCATGACCACCGGCGAGCACACCGGAACGCTCGAAGGCTTCAAGGAGCTTTCTGATGCGGGCGTCGACATCCTGCAGCCCGACGTCGGCTGGTGCGGCGGCGTGACTTCGCTGTGCGAGATCGCGGCGGTTGCCAAGGCCCACGGCCAGCTGGTCGTGCCTCACGGTTCATCCGTCTACTCGCATCATGCGGTCATCACCTTCACCAACACCCCATTCAGCGAGATGCTGATGACCGCGCCGAAGGCCGACCATATCCGTCCGCAATTCGACCCGATCCTCATCGGTGAGCCGGTGCCGCACGATGGTGTCATCACCGCCGAGGAGCTGGATAAGCCCGGTTTCGGCGTCGAGCTCAACCGCGATTGCCCGCTCGAGCGTCCGTTCAAGCATTAAGCAAGTTGCAAAACTCGCAGATATCGAACACGATTGCGCGGAATTCCGCCATTTGACATGTTGCATCTGCGAGTTTTGTCACTCATGTTCCGTCTTTGATCAAGGAGATTTACATGGTTCAGCTACAACACAATACGTTCAAAGAGGCCATCCACGCCCCGGGAGCCAAGCAGCTCAAGGGACTGTGGGTCGCGATGGGTTCCGCGACATCGGCGGAGATCGCTGCGGGCATCGGCTATGACTGGATGCTCATCGACGGCGAACACGGTCCGAACGACCTGACCGCGATCGAAGCGCAGCTTCGCGCCTGCCAAGGTTACGATACGCCATGCATCGTGCGTCCGGCGGCGGCCGACCCGGTGCGTATCAAGCAGGTGCTCGATATCGGCGCCCAGTCGCTGTTGATTCCAATGGTCAACAACCGCGAGCAGGCCGAGCTGATGGTCAAGGCCGTCAACTATGCGCCGAAAGGCATGCGTGGTGTCGGCGGTTCCATCGCGCGTTCCGGCCGTTGGGGCATGATTCCCAACTATATGCGCGACGCGGCTAGTGAAATCTGCCTGATCGTGCAGGTCGAATCGCGCGAGGCGCTCGGCAATATCGAAGAGATCGCAAGCGTCGAAGGCATCGATGGCGTCTTCATCGGGCCTGCCGATCTTTCGGCCTCGCTCGGCCATCCCGATGATGCCGCCGCCATCAGCGACGAGGTGCACCGCGCGTTCGACGTCATCAAAGCGCATGGCAAGGCCATCGGCTCGCTCGCCTTCGACGCGCCCACCGCCAAGCAGTACTTCGCCTGGGGTGCCGATTTCGTGGCGGTTGCCGGCGATACCGACGTCTATGTGCATGGTCTTGATGCAGCGCTCGCGCAATATCGGTGACTGCCCATTTGGCATGGTGTAAGTTCCTGCGCGTAACTCAAGGATAGGCGGGTATCGTGGGATCTATGAACGAAGGAACCACCAATGTGCGTGGTGCCCAGACCCTTGTCAACGGCATAGTGGTGCTCAAAGCCGTGGCCGCAGGAGCTCATACGCTGAGGGCGCTGACCGAGGCGACCGGGCTGAGTCGAAGCACCACGCATCGCTTGATTCAGGCGCTGCGTGGCGAACGCATGCTGCGCGACAACGTCGACGGCAGCCTGGCGCTCGGCCCGGCGCTCATCGAACTCGGCTTCCAGGCGAGGGAAGACACGTCGATCAGCGCCGCGGCCCGTCCCTACCTTCTCGATCTTTCCGATGCCACCTGCGACACCATCCATCTTGCCGTCGAGGACGATGGCGAGACATTGTATCTTGACAAGATCAACGGCATGCGTTCGGTCGAGATTCGTTCCTGGCCGGGCTGTCGGATGCCACTGACCTACACCGGCATCGGCAAGGCGCTTCTGCTTGACCAGAGAGACCGTTGGGAGAAGCAGTATATCGACGATCGCAAGCGCATGGAACGCCAGCCAGAGCACAATTATTCGGGTACCAAGGCATTCGCCAACGCGATGGCACGCTACGCTAAACATGGGGTGGCCTACGACCTCGAGGAGAACGAACCGGGCGTGCGCTGTGTGGCCGCGCCGGTACGCGACGAATCAGGCAAAATCGTCTGTGCGATTTCCGTTTCGAGTTTCAAGACCTTCATGCCTTTCGACCGTATGCGCAAGCTGGGGCCGGTCGTGCGCACGACCGCTGAGGCCATCTCGCAGGAGCTGGGGTGGCGGGTCGGCTGAGGCCGGTCTCGCAACCTCATCGTCACGGCCGCTCAGCTGGTTGGTCTATCCCAGCGTGCCATTTAGCCGGTACCCAATGTCAAAGTGGTCACTACCGGTGCAAAGTGGTCATTTGGGCGGCTAATTTTGACCACTTTGCACCGGTAGTGACCACTTTGCCATCCTTGCTGCCAACATTGGTGCGCGACGTCAGAAAACAATGAACCCGCTGGGCCCATGGTGGGTCGCAGCGGGTTCGTCATATTAACGCCGGGTGCATTTTAGAGCATGCAGCTCACGCAGCCCTCGACCTCGGTGCCCTCAAGCGCCTGCTGGCGGATGCGGATGTAGTAGAGGGTCTTGATGCCCTTGCGCCAGGCGTAGATCTGCGCCTTGTTGAGCTCGCGGGTGGTCACGCCGGCGGGGAAGAACAGGGTCAGCGAAAGGCCCTGGTCGACGTGCTGGGTGGCCTCGGCGTAGGTGTCCACGATCTTCTTCCAACCGATTTCGTAGGCGTCCTCAAAGTACTCGAGGTTGTCGTTGGTCATGTACGGCGCCGGGTAGTAGACGCGGCCGACCTTGCCTTCCTTGCGGATCTCGATCTTCGAAGCGATTGGGTGGATCGAGGAGGTGGAGTGGTTGATGTAGGAGATCGAACCCGTCGGCGGCACGGCCTGCAGGTACTCGTTGTAGATGCCGTCCTTCAGGATCTCGTCGCGCAGCGTCTGCCAATCGGCGACGGTGGGGATGGCGATGCCGAAGCGCTCGAAGAGGTCCTTGACGATCTGGGTCTTGGGCTCCAGCGAGCGGCGGCCGTCGGTGTACTTGTCGAAGTAGTTGCCCGCTCCGGCCGGCTTGGCGTAATCGGACGTCTCGAAGGTCGCAAAGGCGTGGCCGCGCTCGACGGCCAGCTTGTGCGAGGCCTTGTAGGCGTGGTAGGCCACGGTCATGAAGTACATGTCGGTGAAGTCCAGCGCTTCTTCCGAGCCATAGAACATGTGCTCGCGTGCGAGGAAGCCGTGCAGGTTCATCTGGCCCAGGCCGATGGAGTGGCCCTCTTCGTTGCCGCGCTTGATGGACGGCACGGAGTCGATGTGGGTCTGCTCGGAGACAGAAGTCAGCGCGCGGATCGCGGTCTCGACCGGGTCGGCCAGGCCGCCGTCCATCGCCTTAGCGATGTTGAGCGAACCCAGGTTGCAGGAGATGTCCTTGCCGACGTGGTCGTAGCTCAGGTCGTCGTTGTAGGTCGACGGTTCCTGCACCTGCAGGATTTCGGAGCAGAGGTTCGACATCGTGACGCGGCCATCGATCGGGTTGGCGCGGTTGACGGTGTCCTCGAAGAGGATGTAGGGGTAGCCGGACTCGAACTGCACCTCGCCTAGGGTCATGAAGAACTCACGGGCGTCGATGTAGGTCTTGTGGATGCGGTCGTCGTTGAGCATCTCGTCGTACTTTTCAGTAACCGAAATGTCGGCGAACGGCTTGCCGTAGACGCGCTCGACGTCGTAGGGGGAGAAGAGGGCCATCTTCTCCTTGCGCTTGGCCAGCTCGAAGGTGATGTCGGGGATCACGACGCCCAGGGAGAGCGACTTGATACGGGTCTTCTCGTCGGCGTTCTCGCGCTTGGTGTCGAGGAAGCGCAGGATGTCGGGATGGTGGGCGTTCAAGTACACCGCACCGGCGCCTTGGCGTGCGCCCAGCTGGTTGGCGTAGGAGAAGGAGTCCTCCAGAAGTTTCATGACCGGCACGACGCCGCTGGACTGATGCTCGATGTGCTTGATCGGAGCGCCCTGCTCACGCAGGTTCGTCAGTAGCAGAGCCACGCCGCCGCCGCGCTTGGAAAGCTGCAGGGCGGAGTTGATGCCGCGGGAGATGGACTCCATGTTGTCCTCGATGCGCACGAGGAAGCAGGAGACTGGCTCGCCGCGCTGGGCCTTGCCCAGGTTGAGGAAGGTCGGGGTGGCGGGCTGGAAGCGGCCGGAGAGGATCTCATCGACGTACTTCACGGCGAGCTTTTCGTCTCCGGCGGCCAGCTCGAGCGACACGGCGGCGCAGCGCTGCGGGAAGTCCTCGAGGTACTGCTTGCCGTCGAAGGTCTTCAGCGCGTAGGAGCGGTAGAACTTGAAAGCGCCCAGGAAGGTCTCGAACTCGAAGCCGAAGTCCTCGACGTGCTTATAGAAGGAGTCGAGGAACTCAGGGGTGTACTGGTCGAAGACGGCCTTCTCGTAGTAGAGGTTGTCTTCGAGGTACTTGATGCGTTCGGCAGTGGAGCCGAATTTCATGGTGTTCTGCGCGACGTGGCCGTTGACGTAGGCGCGCTCGGCCTCCTTGTCCTTGTCGAACTGGATCTTGCCGTCCTCATCGTAGAGATTGAGCATGGCATTGAGCGAATGGTAGTCGTGCTCCGGGTCGAAACCGGTGTCTTCGACGGTGTTGTCCATGCTCAGCGCGGAATCGTTGAGTCCCATATGTGGGTGTCCTTTCGGTTGGTTGTCGGCGGCTGGGCCGCGTCTGATAATGATGAATGGAAAATCTGACGGTTACAAAAGTGGAAGATGCAAATTATCAATGGCGGAATTTCGCCATTGATAATTTCGTATCGCCGACTTTTATAACTCTAGTTCTTCTGATTCAGGAAGAAATTCCTCACGCCTTCGCGCACTTGGCGCTGGTCGTCCGGGGTGCCCAAGAGTTCGAAATTATACATGAACGGTACATGGCACTTCTTGGAGATCACATCGCCGGCCGCGCAGTAGGCGGTGGCGAAGTTCCTGTTGCCGGAGCTGATGACGCCGCGGATGAAGCTGCGGTTCTTGTGGCCGTTCAGGAATTTGCGGATTTGGGGGAGCAGCGCCTTGGCGATGTTGCCGCCGCCGTAGGTCGGCACGATGAGCACGTAGGGTTCACGGACCTGAAGCGGTGTCTCTTTCGGGCGCAGTGGGATGCGGTAGACGTTGATGCCAACGTCCGGGAAATCGCAGCTTTCGATGAAACGTGCGGTGTTGTTGGACACCGACGAGAAATAGACCACTGCGCCGATGTGCTCGCCCTCGGCCTTGGCTTCAGGGACGCTCGGCGTCACGCACTCGTCGTCATACGGCTGTGTAGCCGTGGTGGCGTCATCGGTATTCGCGTCCGCCATCGTCGCCTTCTCTCTCGATATTGATGTCGTTGGTTGGGCTGGTCTGATTCATCATCAGGTCAGGCGAGAACGGTCTGCTGGGTGCCGGCGTCGGAGGATGCCTTGATGGTGCCGGCCGCGAGCTGTTTGATGAGATCCGGACGGTAGCCGCTCCATGAGGCGTCGGGCGTGATGACGACCGGGGCCTGGCGGAAGCCGGCCTGGGTGAGCTGCTCGAGGGTGGAGGGATTTTCAGCCAGGTTCACGGTCTCGAACGCGATGTTGGCTCGGGTGAGCTGACGCTTGGTCGCTTCGCACTGCGGGCAGCGTGGTTTGCTGAAAACGGTAACGGTCATCGTAACCTCCAGATCGATGTCTTGTAAGCTTTCAAATGTTCAGACTACATGGATGTGGTTCCAAACTGAACCCCAACTTCTAGTAGCGTGTCGTTAGAAGAACCACTAGATATAGTGCTTTGACAATAAACGCAAGGGTTGTGCGATAGTGATCTTACGGGTGTCGAATTTGCGGTGTGCGATATGTCACAAAATTGGGTATTTTGTCCCCAATGTCGCCTTTGAAATGTGGATAAAAGTGGACAATTCGGTGGATTAACAACGCGCTAGGATTTGACCCTGTTGTTTCGTCTGGGGGTTTGGTCGATTTACTCTTGTTCCGTTTCAATCCATTCCGGTGCGATGGAATCGGCGATGGTCATGAATTCCGTCGCGCCCACGATGGCATGGTCGAGTTTGCAGATCATCATGATGGCGGCTTCCTGAGCTTTCGCGGGTAATAGCGCGACGCAGGCAAACCAATCCTGGGTTGGAGTGGCGAATGTGTATTGAAGCATGCCGATTTCTAAATTTGCGTCACCGTCAGGAATCGGACGTGTTGCGATTTCGGCGTTACGGACCATGGGAAGGCTGCGCATGGCGGTGCGGTAATACTCGTCCAATCGTTTGTCGAGACCGTTCCCGGGCCATGGTCTGTCGAATATGATGCCCGAGATATAGGCGGTGTCGCGGAATCTGAATAGCGCGCCGTGCGCCATCCACGAGACGATCGGATCAGGTTCCTTGTTGCCGTCGTCGCTGTCGTTGGTTTGATTGGCTCGTGGAATGCCGCTGGTGTTCCAACGCACATAATTGTCCGGGATCTCAATGGTCGCAGCGCCATCGAAGATGGTCTCTTTTCTCATGGTTCTCCTAAATTGTGGTTTTGGGTGCGGGCGACAGCAGGTTGCGTTAGTCGCCGAAAGTGTTCATGTCGGGGTTGATGTTTTGCGAGGCTTTGAAGTGCCCGACTTGTTGGCTGGTGTGGCTGTTGCGTATGGTGATGTCCATGTCCCATGGGCCGGTGTGGCCTGTCATGTAAAATTTGGAACCATAACCGATAGGCACAAGTAGGAAGATACCGGAGCTGGATTTGGGGCTGAGGTGCCTGTCGGTCCATACGGTCATGGCGGTGCCGTCTTGGTTGATTTCGTATCGGTAGTCGGGGCTTTCCCTCTGGAAGCCTCGTTCCCCCTGCTCGATCCACTTATCGTAGACTTTGATTCTGTTCTGTCGTTGTTTTTCTGTGGCGATGACGATGACGTCGCCGTTTTTGGTGGCGTAAGCGTCGGTGAACTCTCCAGAGTCTTTGAATTCCTTGGCTGCTTTGCGTGATCCGTTGAGGTCTTTCTCAAATCCGTAGGTGTATAGGAATTGTGCTGGGTAGGTAATTTTCTCGGTCTTGGGTTGTGGCTTCGGAGCGGGTGTTGTGTCGGTTTTGGGTGTGGTGCCGCATGCGGTGGCGAGAAACATAGTGAGAATGGCCAGCAGGAGCGTGGTGGCTGCCCGCAGGCGGCTCTTTTGTTGTGGGTGACGTGGTGCCATGGAGTTTGCTCCTTTTAGAGTGCGGGGATGGGGAGTGGAAGGAGCGGCGGAATGACTGGTGCGGGTGTTCGGCCGGGAACTGGTTCACGCACAGGCTGTCGTTTCCAATCGGGCAGGTGCAGGACTGGGACTTTTACAGGGGCTTGCACCGGCTGCGGTTTGCGGAAGTGGTGCCAATGTGAATTTTTGGTCGCTTTGAGTCCTAAATCAGTGGAGATGGTGCCGCCTTCTACACGTTGGGAGACACCAGCTGACATTGCTATCGACGGTTTTGCAAAATTAACTGTTGTTGAGTATCTCTGTGTTTTTGTTGCCGTGTTTTCGCGTCCAAGTGTGAGTGATATTGCCGTGCAAATCTACGTCTGCTGGGTTTGGGTTCCGCTCTCCGTATCCCTGCTGCTTCAACTGCGGATTGTCTGGCTGCTTGTTGGTTGTTGAATTCGTTGAATTGGCTCGTTACGTGGGTTTTGAGCGCGCGTAAGCCCGACAGGCGTCGACGCATTCGTTCGCAGTCGGCGTTGAGT
The window above is part of the Bifidobacterium sp. ESL0704 genome. Proteins encoded here:
- a CDS encoding IclR family transcriptional regulator, translating into MNEGTTNVRGAQTLVNGIVVLKAVAAGAHTLRALTEATGLSRSTTHRLIQALRGERMLRDNVDGSLALGPALIELGFQAREDTSISAAARPYLLDLSDATCDTIHLAVEDDGETLYLDKINGMRSVEIRSWPGCRMPLTYTGIGKALLLDQRDRWEKQYIDDRKRMERQPEHNYSGTKAFANAMARYAKHGVAYDLEENEPGVRCVAAPVRDESGKIVCAISVSSFKTFMPFDRMRKLGPVVRTTAEAISQELGWRVG
- the rhmD gene encoding L-rhamnonate dehydratase, giving the protein MTLAPSLKMPTITAIRAYSMGGAAAKVHGQGGGDYHDQGPGHWIDDHIATPMSKYPEYEQSRQSFGLNVLGTLVVEVEASDGTTGFAISTAGAIGCFIVEHHLSRFVEGKRVDQIKLIHDQMLNATLFYSGGGGVVINTVSCVDLALWDLYGKVLKMPVYKLLGGAVRDEIHFYATGARPDLAQKMGFIGGKMPTHWSSAFGDVGIAKDIATLADMREKVGDDFWLMYDCWMSMDVNYATKFAHAAAPYKLKWMEECFPASQIDSYRELKRVMPAGMLMTTGEHTGTLEGFKELSDAGVDILQPDVGWCGGVTSLCEIAAVAKAHGQLVVPHGSSVYSHHAVITFTNTPFSEMLMTAPKADHIRPQFDPILIGEPVPHDGVITAEELDKPGFGVELNRDCPLERPFKH
- a CDS encoding aldolase/citrate lyase family protein; its protein translation is MVQLQHNTFKEAIHAPGAKQLKGLWVAMGSATSAEIAAGIGYDWMLIDGEHGPNDLTAIEAQLRACQGYDTPCIVRPAAADPVRIKQVLDIGAQSLLIPMVNNREQAELMVKAVNYAPKGMRGVGGSIARSGRWGMIPNYMRDAASEICLIVQVESREALGNIEEIASVEGIDGVFIGPADLSASLGHPDDAAAISDEVHRAFDVIKAHGKAIGSLAFDAPTAKQYFAWGADFVAVAGDTDVYVHGLDAALAQYR
- the nrdI gene encoding class Ib ribonucleoside-diphosphate reductase assembly flavoprotein NrdI, with the protein product MADANTDDATTATQPYDDECVTPSVPEAKAEGEHIGAVVYFSSVSNNTARFIESCDFPDVGINVYRIPLRPKETPLQVREPYVLIVPTYGGGNIAKALLPQIRKFLNGHKNRSFIRGVISSGNRNFATAYCAAGDVISKKCHVPFMYNFELLGTPDDQRQVREGVRNFFLNQKN
- the nrdH gene encoding glutaredoxin-like protein NrdH — protein: MTVTVFSKPRCPQCEATKRQLTRANIAFETVNLAENPSTLEQLTQAGFRQAPVVITPDASWSGYRPDLIKQLAAGTIKASSDAGTQQTVLA
- the nrdE gene encoding class 1b ribonucleoside-diphosphate reductase subunit alpha, with amino-acid sequence MDNTVEDTGFDPEHDYHSLNAMLNLYDEDGKIQFDKDKEAERAYVNGHVAQNTMKFGSTAERIKYLEDNLYYEKAVFDQYTPEFLDSFYKHVEDFGFEFETFLGAFKFYRSYALKTFDGKQYLEDFPQRCAAVSLELAAGDEKLAVKYVDEILSGRFQPATPTFLNLGKAQRGEPVSCFLVRIEDNMESISRGINSALQLSKRGGGVALLLTNLREQGAPIKHIEHQSSGVVPVMKLLEDSFSYANQLGARQGAGAVYLNAHHPDILRFLDTKRENADEKTRIKSLSLGVVIPDITFELAKRKEKMALFSPYDVERVYGKPFADISVTEKYDEMLNDDRIHKTYIDAREFFMTLGEVQFESGYPYILFEDTVNRANPIDGRVTMSNLCSEILQVQEPSTYNDDLSYDHVGKDISCNLGSLNIAKAMDGGLADPVETAIRALTSVSEQTHIDSVPSIKRGNEEGHSIGLGQMNLHGFLAREHMFYGSEEALDFTDMYFMTVAYHAYKASHKLAVERGHAFATFETSDYAKPAGAGNYFDKYTDGRRSLEPKTQIVKDLFERFGIAIPTVADWQTLRDEILKDGIYNEYLQAVPPTGSISYINHSTSSIHPIASKIEIRKEGKVGRVYYPAPYMTNDNLEYFEDAYEIGWKKIVDTYAEATQHVDQGLSLTLFFPAGVTTRELNKAQIYAWRKGIKTLYYIRIRQQALEGTEVEGCVSCML